The following are encoded together in the Callithrix jacchus isolate 240 chromosome 19, calJac240_pri, whole genome shotgun sequence genome:
- the TMEM81 gene encoding transmembrane protein 81 — MKALATSFALGSLGLAFYLPLVATTPNTLAIPEKLQEAVGKVIINATTCTVTCGLGYKEETVCEVGPDGVRRKCQTQRLECLTNWNCGMLHFTVLIGKEFELSCLSSDILEIGQEAFRFTWRLARGIISTDDEVFKPFRANSHFLKFKYAQEYDSGTYRCDVQLLKNLRLVKRLYFGLRVLPPNLVNLNFHQSLTEDQKLIDVGLEVNLDNYYKPRHPEWKKKVASALGIGIASGVVGGVLVRIVLCVLRGGLQQ, encoded by the coding sequence ATGAAGGCTTTGGCCACTAGTTTCGCCCTTGGGAGCCTGGGGTTGGCCTTCTACCTGCCTTTGGTGGCTACTACACCTAACACACTGGCCATCCCCGAGAAGCTTCAAGAAGCTGTGGGGAAAGTTATCATCAATGCCACAACCTGTACTGTCACCTGTGGCCTGGGCTATAAGGAGGAGACTGTCTGTGAGGTGGGCCCTGATGGAGTGAGAAGGAAATGTCAGACTCAGCGCTTGGAATGTCTGACCAACTGGAACTGTGGGATGCTTCATTTCACCGTCCTCATTGGCAAGGAATTTGAGCTTAGCTGTCTGAGTTCAGACATCCTGGAGATTGGACAGGAAGCTTTCCGGTTCACCTGGAGACTTGCTCGAGGTATCATCTCAACTGACGATGAGGTCTTCAAACCTTTCCGAGCCAACTCCCACTTTTTGAAGTTTAAATATGCTCAGGAGTATGACTCTGGGACATATCGATGTGATGTGCAGCTGTTAAAAAACTTAAGACTTGTCAAGAGGCTCTATTTTGGGCTGAGGGTCCTTCCTCCTAACTTGGTGAACCTGAATTTCCACCAGTCACTTACTGAGGATCAGAAGTTAATAGATGTGGGATTGGAAGTTAATCTGGACAACTACTACAAGCCTCGCCACCCAGAGTGGAAAAAGAAGGTGGCATCAGCCTTGGGAATAGGAATTGCCAGTGGAGTGGTTGGTGGTGTGTTGGTGAGGATTGTCCTCTGTGTGCTGAGGGGGGGCCTGCAGCAGTGA